One genomic segment of Pseudomonas fortuita includes these proteins:
- a CDS encoding LysR family transcriptional regulator: protein MASTLPDLKLLRIFVSVVRHQGFANAQRELNLSTSAISTYMSQLEGALGIVLCHRGRGGFSLTSKGELFHQETLRLLAELDGFEQYAAALKGELRGTLNLGVIDSTVGDRALPLAEAIGAYSQEHPAVHLHLSVSSPYELQLGVQDNRLDLAIGAFSSRMSGLLYQPLYREQHWLYCSSRHPLYTERRIPEPVVTQQRMVGRGYWSQAELARHGFKHSAATVESMEAQLILILSGAYIGYLPEHYAQAWVDKGDLRVLSPSTFGYQAPFSLIIRRGRSREPLIQTFRDLLKSQLNVG from the coding sequence ATGGCCTCGACCTTGCCCGACCTGAAACTGCTGCGCATCTTTGTCAGCGTGGTGCGCCACCAGGGCTTCGCCAACGCCCAGCGCGAGTTGAACCTGTCGACCTCGGCCATCAGCACCTACATGAGCCAGTTGGAGGGCGCGCTGGGCATCGTGCTGTGCCACCGCGGCCGTGGCGGTTTCAGCCTGACCAGCAAGGGCGAGCTGTTCCACCAGGAGACCCTGCGGCTTCTGGCCGAACTGGATGGCTTCGAGCAGTATGCCGCTGCCCTCAAGGGCGAGTTGCGTGGCACCCTCAACCTCGGGGTTATCGACTCCACGGTCGGCGACCGGGCCTTGCCGTTGGCCGAAGCCATCGGCGCCTACAGCCAGGAGCACCCGGCGGTGCACCTGCACCTGTCGGTGTCCAGCCCTTACGAGCTGCAACTGGGCGTTCAGGACAACCGACTGGACCTGGCCATCGGTGCGTTCTCCTCGCGCATGAGCGGCCTGCTCTATCAGCCGTTGTACCGTGAACAGCACTGGCTGTATTGCAGCAGCCGCCACCCGTTGTATACCGAACGGCGCATCCCCGAGCCGGTAGTGACGCAGCAGCGCATGGTCGGGCGCGGCTACTGGAGCCAGGCCGAGCTGGCCCGGCATGGCTTCAAGCACAGCGCGGCGACGGTGGAGAGTATGGAAGCGCAGTTGATCCTGATCCTGTCCGGCGCCTATATCGGGTACTTGCCCGAGCACTATGCCCAGGCTTGGGTCGACAAGGGGGATTTGCGCGTGTTGTCGCCGTCCACCTTTGGCTACCAGGCGCCGTTCTCGCTGATCATTCGCCGTGGGCGTAGCCGTGAACCGCTGATCCAGACCTTCCGTGATCTGTTGAAAAGCCAGTTGAACGTGGGCTGA